In Leisingera methylohalidivorans DSM 14336, a single genomic region encodes these proteins:
- a CDS encoding carboxyl transferase domain-containing protein codes for MKLTSKAMPSSEGFKQNREAHLEALAQISEAAEAARMGGGEKSRARHESRGKMLPRRRVANLLDPGSPFLEIGATAAHAMYDGAAPSAGVVAGIGRVEGQEVMVVCNDATVKGGTYYPMTVKKHLRAQEIAEENRLPCIYLVDSGGANLPNQDEVFPDRDHFGRIFYNQARMSAKGIPQIAVVMGSCTAGGAYVPAMSDVTIIVKEQGTIFLAGPPLVKAATGEVVSAEDLGGGDVHTRLSGVADYLAEDDAHALALARRAVQSLNITRPLTVNWASPEEPAYDPEEILGVVPGDLRTPYDIREVIARLVDGSRFDEFKPRFGETLVTGFAHLKGCPIGIIANNGVLFSEAAQKGAHFVELCSQRKIPLVFLQNITGFMVGRKYENEGIARHGAKMVTAVATTNVPKITMLVGGSFGAGNYGMSGRAYQPRFLWTWPNSRISVMGGEQAAGVLATVKRDAIERQGSSWSAEEEAAFKQPTIDMFEEQSHPLYASARLWDDGIIDPRKSRDVLALSLSAALNAPVEETKFGVFRM; via the coding sequence ATGAAACTCACATCCAAGGCGATGCCTTCCTCCGAAGGCTTCAAGCAGAACCGCGAGGCGCATCTCGAAGCGCTGGCGCAGATCAGCGAGGCGGCCGAGGCCGCGCGCATGGGCGGCGGCGAGAAATCCCGCGCCCGGCATGAAAGCCGCGGCAAGATGCTGCCGCGCCGCCGGGTGGCAAACCTGCTCGATCCCGGCTCGCCGTTCCTTGAGATCGGCGCCACGGCTGCGCATGCCATGTATGACGGCGCCGCCCCCAGTGCAGGTGTTGTCGCGGGCATCGGCCGGGTCGAGGGCCAAGAGGTCATGGTGGTCTGCAACGATGCCACCGTGAAGGGCGGCACCTATTACCCGATGACGGTCAAGAAACACCTGCGCGCGCAGGAGATTGCCGAGGAGAACCGGCTGCCGTGCATCTACCTGGTCGACTCCGGCGGTGCCAACCTGCCGAACCAGGACGAGGTCTTCCCCGACCGCGACCACTTCGGCCGCATTTTCTACAACCAGGCCCGGATGTCGGCCAAGGGCATCCCGCAAATCGCCGTTGTCATGGGCTCCTGCACCGCGGGCGGCGCCTATGTCCCCGCGATGTCGGACGTCACCATCATCGTCAAGGAACAGGGCACCATCTTCCTGGCAGGTCCGCCGCTGGTGAAGGCCGCAACGGGCGAGGTCGTCAGCGCCGAAGATCTTGGCGGCGGCGACGTGCATACACGCCTGTCCGGCGTGGCCGATTATCTGGCCGAGGATGACGCCCACGCGCTGGCGCTGGCGCGGCGTGCGGTGCAATCGCTGAACATCACCAGGCCGCTGACGGTGAACTGGGCCAGCCCCGAGGAGCCCGCCTACGACCCCGAGGAAATCCTCGGCGTTGTGCCCGGCGACCTGCGCACGCCTTACGACATCCGCGAGGTGATCGCGCGGCTGGTCGACGGCTCCCGTTTTGACGAATTCAAGCCGCGCTTCGGCGAGACGCTGGTGACCGGCTTTGCCCACCTCAAGGGCTGCCCGATCGGCATCATTGCCAACAACGGCGTCCTGTTTTCGGAGGCGGCGCAGAAGGGCGCCCATTTCGTCGAACTCTGCTCGCAGCGCAAGATCCCGCTGGTGTTCCTGCAGAACATCACCGGCTTTATGGTCGGCCGCAAATATGAGAACGAGGGCATCGCCCGTCACGGCGCCAAGATGGTGACGGCGGTCGCCACCACCAACGTGCCCAAGATCACTATGCTGGTCGGCGGCTCTTTTGGCGCCGGCAACTACGGCATGTCGGGCCGCGCCTACCAGCCGCGGTTTCTGTGGACCTGGCCCAACTCCCGCATCTCGGTGATGGGCGGCGAGCAGGCAGCGGGCGTGCTGGCGACGGTGAAACGCGACGCCATCGAACGCCAGGGCAGCAGCTGGAGCGCTGAGGAGGAAGCTGCCTTCAAACAGCCCACCATCGACATGTTCGAGGAGCAGAGCCACCCGCTTTATGCCTCGGCACGGCTGTGGGATGACGGCATCATTGACCCGCGCAAATCCCGCGACGTGCTGGCGCTGTCGCTCAGCGCCGCCCTGAATGCCCCGGTCGAAGAGACCAAATTCGGCGTCTTCCGGATGTAA